A segment of the Streptomyces sp. XD-27 genome:
CCCGCGTACGGGCCGGCGAGCGGCGCGACCGTCATCAGCCCCTGCAGGCGCAGCCCTTGCGCCTGGGCGAGGGCGTCGGCCAACTCCGCCACGCCGTCCGGCGCGACGCCGCCCCGACCCGACCGCTCGCCCGACTCGGCGTCGAACGCGACCTGGATGAGGCAGCCCAGCTCCCGGCCACCGCGGACCGCCGCCGTGGACAGGGCGTCGACCAGTCGCTTCCGGTCGATGGACTGCACCACATCGGCATAACTCGCCACGGAACGTACCTTATTCGTCTGCAGTTGGCCGACAAAGTGCCAACTCAGCGGCAGATCCGCGCACTCGGCCGCCTTCGGGGCCGCGTCCTGGTCGCGGTTCTCGGCCACCTGCCGCACGCCCAGATCCGCGAGCAGCCGGACGTCGCTCGCGGGATAGGTCTTGGTGACCACGATCAGGGTCACGTCCTGCCGGGGGCGGCCGGCCGCGGCACAGGCGGCCGAGATCCGGTCCTCCACTCGGGCCAGGTTTCCGGCCAGTTCGGTCTTGCGATCCGTCACAGCTCCGCGTCCAACCAGACATAGCTCGCGAGCCGCCCTGTCGTGCGGTCGCGCCGGTACGAGAAGTGATCTGCCGATTCCAGCGTGCAGATGTGAGAATGTCCACCGATTCCCACGCCAAAACGGGCAAGTTGGGCGGTTACCCCCGCGGCCACGTCGACCGCCGCGGTTCCCCAGCTGGTCTCCGACCACGCTTCCGGCACCACGTCGGCGACCGCGTCCCGCATCGCCTCCGGGACCTCGTAGCAGCGTCCGCAGACCGAGGGGCCGGTGTGCGCCAGGATCCGCCCGGGTTCGGCGCCCAGCGCCAGCATCGCCTCGACCGTCGCCGGAACCACTCCGGCGACCAGGCCGGGCCGTCCCGCGTGCGCGGCCCCGACGACGCCCGCGACCGGGTCGGCCAGCAGCACCGGGGTGCAGTCGGCCGTGAGGACGGCGAGGGCGAGCCCGCGCCGCGTCGTCACCACCGCGTCCACGGCGGGTACCTCGTCGCCGGTCCAGGGTCCGTCGACCACGGCGACGTCCCGGCCGTGCACCTGGTTCATCCAGACCACCGCCCCGGGTTCGAGGCCGAGGGCCCGGGCGGCCCGCTCGCGGTTGACGCGGACGGCCGCCGGGTCGTCGCCGACCGCGCCGCCGAGGTTGAGCGTGTCATACGGAGCGGCGCTCACCCCGCCCCACCGGTCGGTGAAGGCGAAGTGCGCGCCGCTCGCGTCGTGCTGTTGTCCTATCACTTCCGGGGGCTTACTTCAGGAAGTCCGGAACGTCCAGCTCCTCGGCCGTGCTGTCCTGGTACGGACGGGCCGGCGGGACCTGCGGGGAGCTCACCGGGGGCGGGGGCACCTCCGCGGCCGCGGCGGGCTCGGGGTTCGGCTCCTCGTCGCGCTGGGTGACGCTGCCCAGTCCGCCGAAGGACGGGCGGCTGGGCTCGGCGGGGACGGACGCGCGGCCGGCGGTGCCGGCGGAGTCGTCCCGGCTGCTGTACGCGCCCAGCACCTTGTCGCGGTTCTCGCGGTTCTTGGCCGGCGGCTGACCGCCGTCGAACCCGGCCGCGATGACCGTGACCCGGACCTCGTCGCCGAGCGCGTCGTCGATCACGGCGCCGAAGATGATGTTCGCCTCGGGGTGGGCGGCCTCGCTGACCAGCTGAGCGGCCTCGTTGATCTCGAACAGACCGAGGTCGGAGCCACCGGAGATGGACAGCAGCACGCCGCGGGCGCCGTCGATGGACGCCTCCAGCAGCGGCGAGGAGATCGCCATCTCGGCCGCGGCCACCGCGCGGTCGTCGCCGCGCGCCGAGCCGATACCCATGAGCGCCGAGCCGGCCTCGGACATCACGGACTTGACGTCCGCGAAGTCCAGGTTGATCAGACCCGGCGTGGTGATCAGGTCGGTGATGCCCTGGACACCCGAGAGCAGCACCTGGTCCGCGGACTTGAACGCGTCGAGCACGCTGACCTGGCGGTCCGAGATCGACAGCAGTCGGTCGTTCGGGATCACGATGAGCGTGTCGACCTCGTCGCGCAGCTGCGCGATGCCGTCCTCCGCCTGGTTCGCCCGGCGGCGCCCCTCGAAGGTGAACGGGCGGGTGACCACGCCGATCGTCAGGGCGCCCAGCGAGCGGGCGATGTTGGCGACGACGGGTGCGCCGCCCGTGCCGGTGCCCCCGCCCTCGCCCGCGGTGACGAAGACCATGTCGGCCCCCTTGAGGACCTCCTCGATCTCCTCGCGGTGGTCCTCGGCGGCCTTGCGGCCGACATCGGGGTTGGCGCCGGCGCCGAGGCCGCGGGTGAGCTCACGGCCGACGTCGAGCTTGACGTCGGCGTCACTCATCAGCAGGGCCTGCGCATCGGTGTTGATCGCGATGAACTCGACGCCCTTGAGCCCGACCTCGATCATCCGGTTGATGGCGTTCACGCCACCGCCGCCGATGCCGACGACCTTGATGACTGCGAGGTAGTTCTGCGGTGCTGCCACGTCGAAGGCCTCTCGCCTCGATTTACGTGTCGCCACCCCGCAGTTGCTGCGGTGCGCCGACGGATGCCGAATGGGGTGGTCCTCTTGGCCGACCCCAACCCTAACGGTGAAGTTTAGGGTTACTAGTGCCGCTGTCCTCTGGGTTCTTCGGAACAGGACACTAAGTCGACAAGTGGTGCGTGTTCAATGAACACGCCGAACCTCCCGTTTTTCTTTTCACCCTATGTGATCACCCCTGAGGGTAGCCAACCAGGGTGCCGGACCTGGCCGAATGTCCGATACGGCTACGTCAACTGACCGGACACCGCCGGGGCACCCGGCGCACTGACGTCGAAGTGCCCCGCGCCGGGCACCGCTTTCAGCAGCGCGGTGAGCGCGGCCGCCTTCTGCCCGCCTCGTTCGCCGCTGCCCCACATCACCGTACGACCACCCGTCAACTCCACCGTAATGGAATCGAAGGAGCGCACGCGGATGACGCGGGTGTCGCGGTGGACCGGCGCGGGAAGGGCCGCCGCGACCCGGGCGCCTTCCCGGCGCAGCCGGTCGGTGCCGAAACGGCGGGAACTCGGCGATGGGGCGACGTCCATTTCGAGCAGGGGAACCCCTTTCGGGGCTTGCTCGACCGCGGCGAACCGCACGCCGTCCACGTCCACTTCGACGAACTTTCCGTCCGTTCGCAGGGCCACTTCCGGCTTCCGTTCGACCACTTCGAGACGGATGGTGTGCGGCCATGAACGGGACGCGTGGACATCGGCGATCCTCGGCAGCCGCGCACGCACCCTGCGTTCGATGGCGCCGGTGTCCACCGAGATGAGCGGGGAGTCCATCGGTACGGCCGCGGCCTTCTCCACCTCATCGGGTGTCAGGACGTCGGCGCCGCGCACATTCACCCGCTCGGCCCGCAGCCAGGCCGAACCGTAGAGCACCCACGCACCTGTCCCGCCCAGCAGGACGGCGGTCACCAGGGTCAGCAGCACGGTGCGGCGGCCGGGGAGGCGCAGCCTGAGCCGCGGCACGCGTCGGGGCGGGCGGGACGGCGCCGTCTTTCGGGCACCGCGCTGGGCGGTCGTCGGTCCGGCCACGCTCCGCGTCTCCTTCCGGCGGCACCGCCCCGGGGGCGAGCCCCCGGGGCGGTGCGCAGCGTCACTGTGCGGCTTCCGCCGCGCGGCGTCCGTGGCGACGTACCCGCCCGCTCACCCCTGGCGGCGTGCGGCGATCGCCTCGTACACCATGCCGACGAGCAGTTCGTCGGCGTCCCGGCGGCCGAACTCGGCGGCGCGCCGCGACATCTCGTACAGCCGGTGCGGGTCGGAGAGCACCGGGAGCACGTTGCCCTGGACCCACTCGGGCGTGAGCTCGGCGTCGTCGACCAGCAGGCCGCCGCCGGCCTTGACCACCGGCTGGGCGTTGAGCCGCTGCTCGCCGTTGCCGATCGGCAGCGGAACGTAGGCGGCCGGCAGCCCGACGGCGGAGAGTTCGGCGACGGTCATCGCGCCCGCGCGGCAGAGCATCATGTCCGCCGCGGCGTACGCGAGGTCCATACGGTCCACATACGATACCGGGATGTACGGCGGCATTCCGGGCATGTTGTCCGCGCGCGGCAGTTCGTTCTTCGGGCCGACCGCGTGCAGGATCTGGATCCCGGCGCGCTGCAGGAACGGGGCGACGGTCTGGACCACCTCGTTCAGCCGGCGGGCGCCCTGCGAGCCGCCGGAGACCAGCAGCGTCGGCAGGTTGGGGTCGAGCCCGAAGGCCGCGCGCGCCTCCGGCCGGATCGCCGCCCGGTCGAGCGTGGCGATGGAGCGGCGCAGCGGGATGCCGATGTACCGCGCGTTGCGCAGCTTGCTGTCCGGCGTGCTGACCGCCACGAACTTCGCGTAACGGGAGCCGATCTTGTTGGCCAGGCCGGGCCGCGCGTTGGCCTCGTGCACCACGATCGGCACCCCGAGCCGCTTGGCGGCCAGATAGCCGGGCAGCGCGACATAGCCGCCGAACCCGACGACGCAGTCCGCCTTGGTGCGCTCCAGGATCTGCTCGGCGGCCTTGATCGTGCCGCGCAGCCGTCCGGGGACGGTGATCAGCTCTGGGGTGGGTTTACGGGGCAGCGGCACGGCCGGGATGAGCCCGAGCTCGTAGCCCCGCTCGGGTACGAGCCGCGTCTCGAGCCCCCGCTCCGTGCCGAGCGCCGTGATCCCCACGGTCGGGTCCTGCCTGCGCAGGGCGTCCGCGAGGGCGAGCGCGGGCTCGATGTGGCCGGCGGTCCCCCCACCGGCGAGTACGACATGCACCGAAATTCACCGCTCTCCGGACGGCAGCTTCTTGACGCGCCGTCTCATCGTCTTCCATCTCACCCCAGCCCGCTTCCTGCCGAAGACAGGCTGCCGCATGGCCAACGCCGCTCGGGCACCGGGTTCCGCACGCGCGAAGGCGATGAGCAGACCGATGGCGAACATGGTCGGCAGCAGGGCGGACCCTCCGTAGGAGAACAGCGGGAGCGGGACCCCGGCGATCGGCAGCAGACCGAGCACCGCACCGATATTGACCACGGCCTGCGCCGTGACCCAGGTGGTCACACCTCCCGCGGCGTACCTCACGAAGGGGTCCTCCGTGCGTCCGGCCACGCGGATACCCGCATAGCCTAGAGCCGCGAAGAGGGCGAGCACCGACAGTGTCCCCGCCAGGCCGAGTTCCTCCCCGGTAATGGCGAAGATGAAGTCGGTGTGGGGTTCAGGGAGTTCACCCCATTTCTCCATGCTCGCACCCAGTCCGGAACCGAACCATCCGCCGTTGGCGAGAGCATAGATCCCGTGCACGGCCTGCCAGCACTGATCATTGGGCCCGGGATCGGTCGCGCCGATGCAGGCCAGCCGCGACATCCGGTTGGCGCTGGACTTGATCAGCACGATCCCGATGGCCGCGGCGACGGACAGGACGCCGACGAAGAGCCGGGTGGGCGCCCCCGCCAGCCACAGTACGCCGAACAGGATCGCGGTGACGATGATCGCCGTGCCCATGTCACCGCCCATCATGATCAGGCAGATCAGCACGCCGGCGGCGGGCACGAGCGGGACCAGCAGGTGCTTCCACTGGGTCAGCAGCCGCTTGTCCTTCTTGCGCGCCAGCAGGTCGGCGCCCCACAGCACCAGCGCCAGCTTCCCGAACTCGCTCGGCTGGAGCAGGAACGGCCCGCCGAAGGAGATCCAGTTCTGGTTGCCGTTGACCGCGACTCCTATCCCCGGCACCTGGACCATGCACATCAGGAAGACGGAGACGGCCAGCAGCGGATAGGCGAGGGCGCGGTGCAGCTTGATGGGCGTACGGGCCGCCAGCAGCATCAGGAGGCCGCCGAGGGCGGCCGCGAACAGCTGCTTGCGGAAGAAGTAGGACGGCGCGAGGCCGGACTGCAGCGCCTTGATCTGGGAGGCGGAGTAGACCATCACCAGGCCCAGCACGATGATCAGCAGGCTGGCGCCCAGGATCACGTAGTAGGCGGTGAGCGGCCGGTCCCAGGCGCGCCTGGCCCGCATCTGCAGCGTCCGCAGGCCCCCGAGCGCGGTGCCGCGCGGGGGCCCGGACGCCCCCGGTCCCGGGCGGCCGCGGGCCGGGCCCGGGGGCCCGGCGGTCGCACGTCTCGGCGGCCGCGTGGCGGGCCGGTCAGCGGTCATGTCACATCCCTCCGTAAGCATCCCCGCGCGAGCGGCCCTCGCGGGGGACCGGCGGGTCAATGCTCGTTCGAACGCTGCGAAGCCTGGGCGGAGCCTTCGGAGCCGGAGGCCAGCTCGCGCACGGCTGCGGCGAAGGCGTCGCCCCGCGCGTTGTAGTTGACGAACATGTCCATCGACGCGCAGGCCGGGGCCATGAGGACCGTGTCCCCCGGCCTGGCGAGCCGCGCCGCTTCCCGGACCGCCGCCGCCATCGCCCCAGTGTCCGTCCGGTCGAGGTCCACGACCGGGACATCCGGGGCGTGTCGCCGAAGCGCTTCGGCGATCAGGGCGCGGTCGGCGCCGATGAGGACGGCGCCGCGCAGCCGCTTGGCGGAGGCCACGACGAGGTCGTCGAAGTCGGCGCCCTTGGCCAGACCGCCGGCGATCCACACGATCGGCTCGTAGGCCGCCAACGACGCCTGGGCGGCGTGGGTGTTGGTGGCCTTGGAATCGTCCACGTAGCGGACGCCGTCGACGTCGGCGACGTGCGCGATGCGGTGCGCGTCCGGCCGGAAGGCGCGTAGCCCGTCCCGCACGGCCGCGGGCTCCACGCCGAAGGCGCGCGCCAGGGCGGCGGCGGCGAGGGCGTTGGCGATGTTGTGCGGGGCGGCCGGGGTGACGTCGGAGACCTCGGCCAGCTCCTGGGCCTGCTTGTGCCGGTTCGGTACGAAGGCGCGGTCGACGAGGATGCCGTCGACGATGCCGAGTTGGGACGGGCCGGGGGTGCCGAGGGTGAAGCCGATGGCCCGGCAGCCCTCCTCGACGTCGGCCTCGCGCACCAGGTCCTCGGTGGCCGGGTCGGCGGCGTTGTACACGCAGGCGACCTGGTTGCCCTCGTAGATGCGGCCCTTGTCGGCGGCGTACGCGGCCATGGAGCCGTGCCAGTCCAGGTGGTCCGGCGCGAGGTTGAGGACAGCGGCGGAGTGCGCGCGGACCGAGGGCGCCCAGTGCAGCTGGTAGCTGGACAGCTCCACCGCGAGCACGTCGTAGGGCTCCTCGCCCAGGACGACGTCCAGCAGCGAGACGCCGATGTTGCCGACGGCGGCGGTGCGCAGCCCGGCGGCCCGCAGGATCGAGGCCAGCATCTGGACGGTGGTGGTCTTGCCGTTGGTACCGGTGATCGCGAGCCAGGGCGCCGCCGTGTCCGGGTCGCGCAGCTGCCAGGCCAGCTCGACGTCGCCCCAGACCGGGACGCCGGCCGCGGCCGCCGCCTGGAACAGCGGCTTGTCCGGCTTCCAGCCCGGCGCGGTGACGATCAGCTCGGTGCCCTCGGGGAGCGTGTCCCCGTCGCCGAGGCGCACGGTGACGCCCAGTGCCTCGAGGTCGGCCGCCTGGGCCCGCGCACGCTCGTCGTCGCCGTCGTTGACGACCGTGACCTCGGCGCCGAGGCCCCGCAGCACACGTGCCGCCGGGACCCCGGAGACGCCGAGACCGGCGACGGTGACGTGCTTGCCCTCCCCCAGCGCTGCCGCTGGGAGGTGCCCCCAGTCCTGCCGTGTCACTTTGGAGTCCCGCGTCACTTGGTGGCCCGCCAGCCAGCATAGAAGGTGCCGAGTCCGACAATCACACACATACCCTGAATGATCCAGAACCGGACCACCACCAGGACCTCGCTCCACCCCTTGAGTTCGAAGTGGTGCTGGAGCGGTGCCATCCGGAAGACCCGTCGGCCGGTGAGCCGGAACGATCCGACCTGGATGACCACGGACATGGTGATCAGGACGAAGAGACCGCCGAGGATGGCGAGCAGCAGCTCGGTACGGGAGCAGATCGCGAGGCCCGCGAGCGCGCCGCCGAGGGCGAGCGAACCGGTGTCGCCCATGAAGATCTTGGCGGGCGAGGTGTTCCACCACAGGAAGCCGAAGCAGGCGCCCATCAGGGCGGAGGCGACGACCGCCAGGTCGAGCGGGTCGCGTACCTCGTAGCAGGCGGGGCCCGCGGTGAGCTGGTTGGCGCAGCTCTCCTGGTACTGCCAGACGCCGATGAAGGTGTACGCGCCGAAGACCATCACCGAGGCGCCGGTGGCCAGGCCGTCCAGACCGTCGGTGAGGTTCACGCCGTTGGACATCGCCAGGATCATGAACAGCGCCCAGATGGCGAAGATCACCGGGCCGATCTGCCAGCCGAAGTCCTGGGTGAAGGAGAGCCGGTCGGAGGCCGGGGTCTGGTTGCGGGCGTCCGCGAAGTTCAGGGACAGCACCGCGAAGGCGATGCCGACGATGAGCTGACCGGCCATCTTCGCCTTGGCCCGCAGGCCCAGGCTCCGCTGCTTGACGATCTTGATGTAGTCGTCGAGGAAGCCGACCAGGCCCATGCCCGCGAAGAGGAAGAGCACCAGCACACCGGAGAAGGTCGGGTCGCTGGAGGTGATCACCTTCGTGAGGGCGTACGCGATGATCGTGGCCAGGATGAAGGCGATGCCGCCCATGGTGGGCGTCCCCTTCTTCCCGGCGTGGCCGCGCGGGCCGTCGTCGCGGATGAACTGCCCGTAACCCTTGCGCGCCAGCAGCTTGATCAGCAGAGGCGTGCCGATCAGCGTCAGGAAGAGCCCGATGGCTCCGGAGAAGAGGATCTGCCTCATCGCCCGGCGACCTCACCCTCACCATCGAGCAGCGCCTGCGCGATCCGCTCCAGACCGACCGACCTGGATGCCTTCACCAGCACGACGTCCCCCGGGCGCAGCTCGCTGCGCAACAGATCGACCGCCGCCTGCACGTCGGACACGTGCACCGACTCCTCACCCCACGAACCCTCGTTCTTGGCGCCCATGTCGAGCCAGGCGGCCTCCCGGCCGCCGACCGCCACGAGCTTGCTGACGTTGAGCCGGACGGCCAGCCGCCCGACCGCGTCGTGCTCGGCGAGTGACTCCTCGCCCAGCTCGGCCATCTGGCCCAGCACCGCCCACGTACGACCCCCCTGAGCCCGGGTGGACCGGCCCATGGCGACCAGCGCGCGCAGCGCGGCTCGCATGGAGTCGGGGTTCGCGTTGTAGGCGTCGTTGACGACCGTCACGCCGTCCGCGCGCTCGGTGACCTCCATCCGCCAGCGGGAGAGCTGTCCCGCCTCGGAGAGCGCCACGGCGATCTCCCCAGCGGACATGCCCAACGCATGGGCGACGGCGGCCGCGGCGAGCGCGTTCGACACGTGGTGCTCACCGTACAGGCGCAAGGTCACGTCGCTGCACCCGGTGGGGGTGTGAAGCGTGAAGGCGGGCTGACCTTCCGTAGTGAGCCGGACATTCTCGGCGCGTACGTCGGCGTCCTCGGCCTCGCCGAACAGCAGTACGTGGGCCTTGGTGCGGGTCCGCATGGCGCGGACGATCGGATCGTCGGCGTTGAGCACCGCGATCCCGCCCTCGTCGGCGAGCGGAAGCGCCTCGATCAGCTCGCCCTTGGCCTCGGCGATCTGGTCGCGGCCGCCGAACTCGCCGAGGTGGGCGGTGCCGACGTTGAGGACCACGCCGATCCGCGGCGGGGTGAGCTCGGTGAGGTAGCGGATGTGGCCGACGCCGCGGGCGCCCATCTCCAGCACGAGGTGCCGGGTGCCGGTGTCGGCGAGGAGCGCGGTCAGCGGCAGACCGATCTCGTTGTTGAGCGAGCCGGGGGTCCAGACCGTGGGCGCGCTCCGCTGGAGCAGCTGCGCGATCAGGTCCTTGGTGCTGGTCTTGCCCGCCGAGCCGGTGAGGGCCACCACGGTGGTGCCCAGCCGCTCGACGACGGCGCGGGCCAGCGCCCCCAGGGCGCGCTCGACGTCGTCCACGACGATCGCGGGGACGCCGACGGGGCGGGCGGCCAGCACGGCTGCCGCGCCCGCCTCGACGGCGCGCTGCGCGTAGTCGTGGCCGTCGACGCGCTCTCCGACGAAGGCCGCGAAGAGGCCGCCCGGCCGTACCTCGCGGGAGTCGATCACGACCGGGCCCGTCACGCGCAGCTCGAGGTCCGGTATGTCGTGAGGCCGTCCGCCGGTGATGCCGGTGATCTCGGCGAGGGACAGTGCGATCACTGGTCACCTCCGGCGGTACAGAGCTGCCTGGCGGC
Coding sequences within it:
- the murF gene encoding UDP-N-acetylmuramoyl-tripeptide--D-alanyl-D-alanine ligase, producing MIALSLAEITGITGGRPHDIPDLELRVTGPVVIDSREVRPGGLFAAFVGERVDGHDYAQRAVEAGAAAVLAARPVGVPAIVVDDVERALGALARAVVERLGTTVVALTGSAGKTSTKDLIAQLLQRSAPTVWTPGSLNNEIGLPLTALLADTGTRHLVLEMGARGVGHIRYLTELTPPRIGVVLNVGTAHLGEFGGRDQIAEAKGELIEALPLADEGGIAVLNADDPIVRAMRTRTKAHVLLFGEAEDADVRAENVRLTTEGQPAFTLHTPTGCSDVTLRLYGEHHVSNALAAAAVAHALGMSAGEIAVALSEAGQLSRWRMEVTERADGVTVVNDAYNANPDSMRAALRALVAMGRSTRAQGGRTWAVLGQMAELGEESLAEHDAVGRLAVRLNVSKLVAVGGREAAWLDMGAKNEGSWGEESVHVSDVQAAVDLLRSELRPGDVVLVKASRSVGLERIAQALLDGEGEVAGR
- the ftsZ gene encoding cell division protein FtsZ yields the protein MAAPQNYLAVIKVVGIGGGGVNAINRMIEVGLKGVEFIAINTDAQALLMSDADVKLDVGRELTRGLGAGANPDVGRKAAEDHREEIEEVLKGADMVFVTAGEGGGTGTGGAPVVANIARSLGALTIGVVTRPFTFEGRRRANQAEDGIAQLRDEVDTLIVIPNDRLLSISDRQVSVLDAFKSADQVLLSGVQGITDLITTPGLINLDFADVKSVMSEAGSALMGIGSARGDDRAVAAAEMAISSPLLEASIDGARGVLLSISGGSDLGLFEINEAAQLVSEAAHPEANIIFGAVIDDALGDEVRVTVIAAGFDGGQPPAKNRENRDKVLGAYSSRDDSAGTAGRASVPAEPSRPSFGGLGSVTQRDEEPNPEPAAAAEVPPPPVSSPQVPPARPYQDSTAEELDVPDFLK
- the mraY gene encoding phospho-N-acetylmuramoyl-pentapeptide-transferase — protein: MRQILFSGAIGLFLTLIGTPLLIKLLARKGYGQFIRDDGPRGHAGKKGTPTMGGIAFILATIIAYALTKVITSSDPTFSGVLVLFLFAGMGLVGFLDDYIKIVKQRSLGLRAKAKMAGQLIVGIAFAVLSLNFADARNQTPASDRLSFTQDFGWQIGPVIFAIWALFMILAMSNGVNLTDGLDGLATGASVMVFGAYTFIGVWQYQESCANQLTAGPACYEVRDPLDLAVVASALMGACFGFLWWNTSPAKIFMGDTGSLALGGALAGLAICSRTELLLAILGGLFVLITMSVVIQVGSFRLTGRRVFRMAPLQHHFELKGWSEVLVVVRFWIIQGMCVIVGLGTFYAGWRATK
- the ftsW gene encoding putative lipid II flippase FtsW, which produces MTADRPATRPPRRATAGPPGPARGRPGPGASGPPRGTALGGLRTLQMRARRAWDRPLTAYYVILGASLLIIVLGLVMVYSASQIKALQSGLAPSYFFRKQLFAAALGGLLMLLAARTPIKLHRALAYPLLAVSVFLMCMVQVPGIGVAVNGNQNWISFGGPFLLQPSEFGKLALVLWGADLLARKKDKRLLTQWKHLLVPLVPAAGVLICLIMMGGDMGTAIIVTAILFGVLWLAGAPTRLFVGVLSVAAAIGIVLIKSSANRMSRLACIGATDPGPNDQCWQAVHGIYALANGGWFGSGLGASMEKWGELPEPHTDFIFAITGEELGLAGTLSVLALFAALGYAGIRVAGRTEDPFVRYAAGGVTTWVTAQAVVNIGAVLGLLPIAGVPLPLFSYGGSALLPTMFAIGLLIAFARAEPGARAALAMRQPVFGRKRAGVRWKTMRRRVKKLPSGER
- the murD gene encoding UDP-N-acetylmuramoyl-L-alanine--D-glutamate ligase, translated to MTRQDWGHLPAAALGEGKHVTVAGLGVSGVPAARVLRGLGAEVTVVNDGDDERARAQAADLEALGVTVRLGDGDTLPEGTELIVTAPGWKPDKPLFQAAAAAGVPVWGDVELAWQLRDPDTAAPWLAITGTNGKTTTVQMLASILRAAGLRTAAVGNIGVSLLDVVLGEEPYDVLAVELSSYQLHWAPSVRAHSAAVLNLAPDHLDWHGSMAAYAADKGRIYEGNQVACVYNAADPATEDLVREADVEEGCRAIGFTLGTPGPSQLGIVDGILVDRAFVPNRHKQAQELAEVSDVTPAAPHNIANALAAAALARAFGVEPAAVRDGLRAFRPDAHRIAHVADVDGVRYVDDSKATNTHAAQASLAAYEPIVWIAGGLAKGADFDDLVVASAKRLRGAVLIGADRALIAEALRRHAPDVPVVDLDRTDTGAMAAAVREAARLARPGDTVLMAPACASMDMFVNYNARGDAFAAAVRELASGSEGSAQASQRSNEH
- a CDS encoding YggS family pyridoxal phosphate-dependent enzyme, with translation MTDRKTELAGNLARVEDRISAACAAAGRPRQDVTLIVVTKTYPASDVRLLADLGVRQVAENRDQDAAPKAAECADLPLSWHFVGQLQTNKVRSVASYADVVQSIDRKRLVDALSTAAVRGGRELGCLIQVAFDAESGERSGRGGVAPDGVAELADALAQAQGLRLQGLMTVAPLAGPYAGRPRAAFDRLMEISSSLRAAHPAATMVSAGMSTDLEDAVAAGATHVRVGTAVLGVRPRLR
- a CDS encoding cell division protein FtsQ/DivIB, with product MAGPTTAQRGARKTAPSRPPRRVPRLRLRLPGRRTVLLTLVTAVLLGGTGAWVLYGSAWLRAERVNVRGADVLTPDEVEKAAAVPMDSPLISVDTGAIERRVRARLPRIADVHASRSWPHTIRLEVVERKPEVALRTDGKFVEVDVDGVRFAAVEQAPKGVPLLEMDVAPSPSSRRFGTDRLRREGARVAAALPAPVHRDTRVIRVRSFDSITVELTGGRTVMWGSGERGGQKAAALTALLKAVPGAGHFDVSAPGAPAVSGQLT
- the murG gene encoding undecaprenyldiphospho-muramoylpentapeptide beta-N-acetylglucosaminyltransferase — encoded protein: MHVVLAGGGTAGHIEPALALADALRRQDPTVGITALGTERGLETRLVPERGYELGLIPAVPLPRKPTPELITVPGRLRGTIKAAEQILERTKADCVVGFGGYVALPGYLAAKRLGVPIVVHEANARPGLANKIGSRYAKFVAVSTPDSKLRNARYIGIPLRRSIATLDRAAIRPEARAAFGLDPNLPTLLVSGGSQGARRLNEVVQTVAPFLQRAGIQILHAVGPKNELPRADNMPGMPPYIPVSYVDRMDLAYAAADMMLCRAGAMTVAELSAVGLPAAYVPLPIGNGEQRLNAQPVVKAGGGLLVDDAELTPEWVQGNVLPVLSDPHRLYEMSRRAAEFGRRDADELLVGMVYEAIAARRQG
- the pgeF gene encoding peptidoglycan editing factor PgeF — protein: MIGQQHDASGAHFAFTDRWGGVSAAPYDTLNLGGAVGDDPAAVRVNRERAARALGLEPGAVVWMNQVHGRDVAVVDGPWTGDEVPAVDAVVTTRRGLALAVLTADCTPVLLADPVAGVVGAAHAGRPGLVAGVVPATVEAMLALGAEPGRILAHTGPSVCGRCYEVPEAMRDAVADVVPEAWSETSWGTAAVDVAAGVTAQLARFGVGIGGHSHICTLESADHFSYRRDRTTGRLASYVWLDAEL